A region of Streptomyces sp. NBC_01788 DNA encodes the following proteins:
- the tgmA gene encoding putative ATP-grasp-modified RiPP codes for MFAHSDRLPTGTPLPNGVVSTPAPWGLRRMAPYPAFAPSYAHVELDPATQTGRYFDAAGKGMEMPGHGTSTGTNPPTNTGNPSDGAGPGGAGGGDQDTGNDTDQ; via the coding sequence ATGTTCGCCCACTCCGATCGGCTTCCCACCGGGACGCCGCTGCCCAACGGCGTCGTCAGCACCCCCGCGCCATGGGGATTGCGCCGGATGGCGCCTTACCCGGCCTTCGCACCCTCGTACGCCCACGTCGAGCTGGACCCGGCCACCCAGACCGGCCGCTACTTCGACGCCGCCGGAAAGGGCATGGAGATGCCCGGACACGGGACCAGCACCGGTACCAACCCCCCGACCAACACCGGCAACCCTTCCGACGGCGCGGGCCCCGGCGGTGCCGGTGGCGGCGACCAGGACACCGGGAACGACACCGACCAGTGA